The following proteins are encoded in a genomic region of Paraburkholderia sp. BL23I1N1:
- a CDS encoding GMC family oxidoreductase, whose amino-acid sequence MQYDYIIVGAGSGGCSLASRLADSCPDATIALIEAGPHTDRNLFVNMPVGVAAVVPHKLKTNYGYLTTPQPGLAGRQGYQPRGRGFGGSSAINAMIYTRGHPLDYDEWAQLGCEGWSWADVLPYFRRAEGNERGADAWHGADGPLTVSDLRYHNPFSKRFVQAATEAGYKLNTDFNGADQEGVGFYQVTQRDGQRCSVARAYIYDRARPNLHTIADATVLRVTFDGKHASGVEIVRGGRTETLEARAEVVLAAGAFNSPQLLMCSGIGPAAHLQQLGIDVLHDAPVVGQNLIDHVDFTINKRVSSIEPTGFSIRGIARMLPQFVTFMRHGTGMLSSNVAEAGGFLKSRPTLERPDLQLHFCAAIVDDHNRHMHWGHGYSLHVCVLRPHSRGTVTLASADARTAPVIDPRFFSDSRDLDLLVEGAQMARRILDAPSLALHGGKELYTHSGQTEEDLRRTIAEHADTIYHPVATCRMGGDAQSVVDPQLRVRGVTGLRIVDASVMPTLIGGNTNSPTVMIGERAAELIVASRRAGQTVPAMAAGVAGVAA is encoded by the coding sequence ATGCAATACGACTACATCATTGTCGGTGCGGGCTCGGGCGGCTGCTCGCTCGCGAGCCGTCTGGCGGATAGCTGCCCCGACGCGACGATCGCCCTGATCGAAGCGGGTCCGCATACGGACCGCAATCTGTTCGTGAACATGCCGGTGGGCGTGGCGGCCGTCGTGCCGCACAAACTCAAAACCAACTACGGCTATCTGACGACGCCCCAACCGGGGCTCGCCGGCCGCCAGGGTTATCAGCCGCGCGGGCGGGGCTTCGGCGGGTCGAGCGCGATCAACGCCATGATCTACACGCGCGGCCATCCGCTCGATTACGACGAATGGGCGCAGCTCGGCTGCGAAGGCTGGTCGTGGGCCGACGTGCTGCCGTATTTCCGTCGGGCCGAAGGCAACGAGCGCGGCGCCGATGCATGGCACGGCGCGGACGGCCCGCTAACGGTGTCCGATCTGCGCTATCACAATCCGTTTTCGAAGCGCTTCGTGCAGGCCGCGACCGAAGCCGGTTACAAACTGAACACCGATTTCAACGGGGCGGACCAGGAAGGCGTCGGTTTCTATCAGGTGACGCAGCGCGACGGACAGCGCTGCAGCGTCGCGCGTGCTTATATCTACGATCGCGCGCGGCCCAATCTCCATACGATCGCCGATGCGACGGTGCTGCGCGTGACCTTCGACGGCAAGCACGCGAGCGGCGTCGAAATCGTGCGCGGCGGCCGTACTGAAACGCTCGAAGCGCGCGCCGAGGTGGTGCTCGCAGCGGGCGCGTTCAATTCGCCGCAACTGCTGATGTGCTCGGGGATCGGGCCGGCGGCGCATTTGCAACAGCTCGGTATCGACGTGCTGCACGATGCGCCCGTGGTCGGTCAGAACCTGATCGACCACGTCGACTTCACGATCAATAAACGGGTGTCGTCGATCGAGCCGACCGGCTTTTCGATTCGCGGCATCGCGCGGATGCTGCCGCAGTTCGTGACCTTCATGCGGCATGGGACAGGCATGCTGTCGAGCAACGTCGCCGAAGCGGGCGGCTTTTTGAAGAGCCGGCCGACGCTCGAGCGCCCGGACCTGCAACTGCATTTCTGCGCGGCCATTGTCGACGACCACAACCGCCATATGCACTGGGGCCACGGCTATTCGCTGCACGTGTGCGTGTTGCGTCCGCATAGCCGCGGCACGGTGACGCTCGCGAGCGCCGACGCGCGCACCGCGCCCGTGATCGATCCGCGGTTTTTCAGCGACTCGCGCGATCTCGACCTGCTGGTGGAAGGCGCGCAGATGGCGCGGCGCATTCTCGACGCACCCTCGCTGGCGCTACACGGCGGCAAGGAGCTGTACACGCATTCCGGCCAGACCGAGGAAGATTTGCGCCGGACCATCGCCGAGCATGCCGACACGATCTATCACCCGGTGGCTACGTGCCGGATGGGCGGCGACGCGCAATCTGTGGTCGATCCGCAGTTGCGGGTGCGCGGCGTGACGGGGCTGCGGATCGTCGATGCGTCCGTGATGCCGACGCTGATTGGCGGCAACACGAATTCGCCGACGGTGATGATCGGCGAGCGCGCGGCTGAACTGATTGTGGCGAGCCGACGCGCGGGGCAAACGGTGCCTGCGATGGCGGCGGGAGTCGCCGGTGTAGCGGCGTGA